The region AGGGCACCACTTTTTCCGGGTTCTCGGTTTCGCCGGCGGCAATGCCGATAAGTTCGGTGCCGGAGAAAGCGAAGTTCACCGCCACCATGGTCATCAGGATCGGCAGCGTTCCGTTCGGCAGCCAACCGGAGGCGGTCAGGTTATGCAGGAACGGCGCAGGCGTGCCGTCTTTCATCGGCAGCAGGCCGAACATCGCGGCGCCGCCCAGAATGATAAAGGCCAGAATGGTGACGACCTTGATCAGCGAGAACCAGAATTCGCTTTCGGCAAAGAAGCGGGTAGTGATCACGTTGAGCAGGAAAATCGCCGCGCAGAAGATCAAACACCACAGCCACACCGGCGACTGCGGGAACCAATACTGCATGCAAAAACCGGCGGCGGTCAGGCTGGAGCCCAGCGCCACCGTCCAGGTCAGCCAATACAGCCAGGCGACGGTATAGCCGGTAGCCGGGCCAAGATAACGCGAGGCATAGACGTGGAAGGCGCCGGTTTCCGGCATCGCGACGGCCAGTTCACCCAGGCACAGCATCACCAGATAAACCACCAATGCGCCGATCAGATAAGCCAGCAGGGTGCCCAGAGCACCGGTCGTGGAAATGATATAGCCGGTGTTGAAGAACAACCCGGTGCCGATCACGCCGCCCAGCGACAGCATCACCAGATGCCGGGCTTTCATGGTGCGTTTGAAGTGCCCTTCGGCGGGTTCAGGTGAGTGCATGGTATTTCATCCGTATAGACGTCTAAGCAGCTAAATGGCTATTGGTTATACCTGTAATACTTGATGAAATCAATGTAAGACCGGGCGTCATAAACTAAAAAAACAGTCAGCGCCGTCTCGGGGCGGGGGCCAGATATATGCAAATGATAATTATTATCTATAATGCCATCACTTTTTACCGCAGGAGGCAGCATGAGATTCCTGATTTTTCTGGCCGCGCTGGCACTTGGCGCTTGCAGTCAGGCTCCGGTGCCCGAACCGAACAACCCTCTTGACGGCCTGGGGAAAATTACCGATTTACGCAGCGGCGAAACCTTGTCGCCTGAACAGCTTGTTGCCCGCTTGGCCGCTCATCCCAGGGTGATGGTCGGGGAAAAACACGACAATCCCTATCATCATCGGATCGAACTGTGGCTGGTGCAAAATCTGCCGCAGCGGCGGCCGCAGGGCAGCGTTCTGATGGAAATGATCTCCCCGAATCAGCAGGCCAAGGTGGAAAAGGTCAAGCAGGCGCTGCGGGGCAATTGCGCCCTGCCTGATGAGCGCGTGGCGCAGTTGATTGACTGGCAGAAAGGCTGGAAATGGTCGCTGTACGGCGAGGTGGTGATGGCGGCGATGCGGGCGCCGTATCCGCTTTGGTCAGCCAATCTGGATCGCGAGGAGATCATGGCGTTTTACCGGCAGCCGGTGTTTCCGCAGGGGCAATTGTCGGTACGCCCGGCGGTGCAGAAGGCGCTGGAAGACACCATTCGCACTTCGCACGGCGGAAAAATCGAACCCCGACAGCTGCACGCGATGCTGGCAATCCAACAGCAGCGCGATCGGCGTATGGCCGAGCGCCTGCTGGCTGCGTCAACGCCGGCGCTGTTGATTGCCGGTGGTTATCACGCCTCAAAATGGGTGGGGGTGCCGCTGCATGTGCGGGATCTGCAACCGGGCGCGCAGCCGAGGGTGTTGATGCTGGCGGAGCAGGGGGCGCAGGTTGACGGCCGGATGGCGGATTACCTGTGGGTCACGCCGCCGGTAAAATGACGGCGTGCCAGGGAAAAGCGGTGCCGTTACTGCGCCCGCTTCGCCTGCTGCAGCCACTTGTCCAGCTCGTTGGCGAACTGCTGACGGTCGCGCTGGTTCAGGGTATTCGGGCCGCCGGTCTGGATGCCGCTGGAGCGCAGGGTATCCATAAAATCGCGCATGTTCAGGCGTTCGCGGATGGTGTCCGGCGTGTAGCGCTCACCGCGCGGGTTGAGCGCCACTGCGCCTTTTTCTATCACTTCGGCCGCCAGCGGAATATCGGCGGTGATCACCAGATCGCCTTTTTCGCAGCGGCGGACGATTTCGTTATCAGCCACGTCAAAACCGGCCGCCACCTGCAGGGTGTGGATGTGTTTTGACGGCGGCGTTCTCAGCGGTTGATTCGCAACCAGCGTCACCGACATGGCGGTGCGCTCGGCGGCGCGGAACAGCACGTCTTTGATCACGTTCGGACAGGCGTCCGCATCGACCCAAATCTGCATTACTCAGGCTCCTTCAGCCAGTCGCGCACCGGCAGAAAATCGCGGTACAACGCCGCTTCCGGGCTGCCTTCTGCCGGTTGATAGTTGTATTCCCAGCGCACCAGCGGCGGCATCGACATCAGGATGGATTCGGTTCGGCCGCCGGTTTGCAGGCCGAACAGCGTGCCCCGATCCCACACCAGGTTGAATTCGACATAGCGGCCGCGGCGATAGAGCTGGAACTGACGTTCGTTGTCGCCCCAGCGCAGCGCTTTGCGTTTTTCCACGATCGGCAGGTAGGCATCGAGGAAGCCTTCGCCCACCGCGCGGGTGAAAGCGAAGCAGCGGTCAAAGTCTGGGGTGTTGAGATCGTCGAAAAACAGGCCGCCGATACCGCGCGCCTCGTTGCGGTGCTTGATAAAGAAATAGTCGTCGCACCACTTTTTGTATTTGGGGTAGACCTCGTCGCCGAAGGGCGCGCAGAGCCGTTCGGCGGTGCGGTGCCAGTGGACGGCGTCTTCTTCGAAACCGTAGAACGGCGTCAGGTCAAAGCCGCCGCCAAACCACCATACAGGATCTTCGCCCGGTTTTTCCGCAATGAAAAAACGCACGTTGGCGTGGCTGGTGGGGATATAAGGGCTGTGCGGGTGGATCACCAGTGACACGCCCATCGCCTGGAAGCTGCGCCCGGCCAGCTCGGGGCGGTGGGCGGTCGCGGAAGCGGGCAGGGTAGCGCCGGAGACATGCGAGAAGTTTACCCCCGCCTGTTCAAACACCGCACCGCCGGTCAACACGCGGCTGCGGCCACCGCCGCCTTCTTCACGCGTCCAGCGGTCTTCGTTGAAAACGGCACCGCCGTCGGCCTGGGCCAGTTGCGCGCAGATATTGTCCTGCAGCGACAGCAGGAAGGATTTTACTTCTGCGATGGTCGGTAAGCTCATACGGATAATTTACGCGTCTGACGAAACAAGGCGCAAAGTATACCCGCATTCGCTGCCGCTTATCAGCCGGTTTTTCGTTGGTGCGCGTCGTAGTAGCTGAAGAAACTGATCACGCCGTCGGCGATGGCGCGGGCGATTTTCTCGCGAAATGCGGTGGTGCCGAGCAGGCGTTCTTCCGCCGGGTTGGTGATGAACGAGGTTTCCACCAGCACCGAAGGAATGGACGGGGATTTGAGCACCGCAAACGCCGCCTGCTCGGTGCTGTCGCTGTGCAGGTGATGCACCGGGCGGATCTGGCCAAGCACGTGGCGGCCGAGCGTCAGGCTGTTGTTGATGGTATCGGTCTGCACCAGATCGAACAGCACCTGTTGCAGATAGTTATCCTGATTTTTATATTTGCCGCCGGCCACGTCATCGGCGGCGTTCTCGCGGTTGGAGAGATAGCGCGCCATGGCGCTGCTGGCGCCGCGGTTGGACAGGGCGAACACCGAGGCGCCTGAGGCGTCGGGGTTGGTAAAACCGTCGGCGTGAATCGAAATAAACAGGTCGGCCTGATGCTGGTGGGCAATCTCAACCCGCTGGAACAGCGGGATAAATTCGTCTTCTTCCCGCGTCAACCGGGCTTCGACGTGATCGTGCTCATGCAGCATGCGGCGTACGTGGTTGGCGATCTCAAGGACCACGTGTTTCTCTTGCGAACCTTCGCTGCCGACCGCGCCGGAATCGATGCCGCCATGGCCGGGATCGATCATCACCAGCCGTTTGCTGCCGGTCGGTTTCGGTGCCGGTTTGGCGTGTTGATTGCGCAGCATGCCGCCGGACTCCGCTTTGGCCGGTTGGCTTTTGCAGCCGAGCAGCGCCATCGCCAGGCCTGAGAGCAGTAACTGACGTCGAGTGCGGGAGGTGGAGAGCGGTTTAAAATTGAGGAATTGTTTAACCTGCTTTTTCATAACGCGACGCCCCATCGATAAATTCTATTTTGCGACGTTATATCGTATTGATAATCATTAATCGAACGGTTAACTATGTCCATTTATTACGCCAGTTACCGCAGTTTTCTGCCTGATTGGCGTGGGAAATCGCAGTTTGATATTGCTTAAGTGAATAATCCCGCGATAATCAGATAAACATCTTAATTAACAGCGGCGAACATCGATGGAAATTCGCGTATTTCGACAAGACGACTTTGAAGAAGTCATCACCCTGTGGGAGCGTTGCGATCTGCTGCGGCCGTGGAACGATCCCGAAATGGATATTGAGCGCAAACTCAATCACGATCCGGATCTGTTTCTGGTGGCGGAAGTGGGCGGCGAAGTGGTCGGCTCGGTGATGGGGGGCTACGATGGCCACCGTGGTTCGGCGTATTACCTGGGCGTGCACCCGGATTATCGTGGGCGCGGCATTGCCAATGCGTTGATTAGCCGTCTGGAGAAAAAGTTGGTCGCGCGCGGTTGCCCGAAGATCCAACTGATGGTGCGTGAAGACAACGACACGGTGATCGAGATGTACGAAAAACTCGGTTACGAGATCCAGAACATCACCAGCCTGGGCAAGCGGTTGATCGAAGACCAGGAATATTGAGTCAATAAGGCGGTGAACCTTCACCGCCCGTTACTGACAAAGTTGCCTTTAAGCCCGAGACCACCCGTTACGGCAGCTTTTTGATGTTTTTCACATCGACTTCCACGCTGCTCCAGTCTTTATCCACTTTTCCTTCCAGCTGCACTTTATCTTTCGGGGTGATGGTCTGGCCGTTCCAGCGTTTTTTGTCGATCTCCACCGTCAGGGTGCCGCTGGCGTCGCGGAAGGTATAGGTATCGTCGCCGACGCGCTGCTCGATGTTGCCCTGCAGCATCACCCAGGCGTCGTCGCTCATCGATTTCACCTTATCCACCGTGGTCAGCGCGGCGCTGGGGCCGGAGAAGCCGCCCTGCGGAGCGGTTTGCGTCTGCGGTGCGGAAGGGTCAAGGAACCCGCCTTGTTGTGCCAGAACCGGTGCGCTGCACAAAGCGATCAAAGCGGCCAGGGTATATTTTTTCATGTGAAGCTTCCTTATCTCAATCGAGAATCAAAGCCCTGCCAATCAGGACTGCTGTGTTGATGTGGCAAGTAAAACATAAAGATCTTAAGAGCTTCTTAAGCGGGCGCATTGAAAACAACAGTTACGGCTCCCATTTGATGGAGTAATGACAAACAGGCAAGGAACCGACCTTGAAGCCGCACTCACACCGATTTTCCCCCGACGATTACGATCATCATGGCGTGCTGCGCCTGCCGCTGTGGTTTTGGGGCGTGCTGGTTTTGCAGGCCCGCACCTGGATCTTGTTTGTGATGGCCGGCGTCTCGCAGCAACAGGGAGGAGGATTGTTGTCACTGTTTTACCCGGATACCCAAAGGTTCTGGTATGGCATCCTGCTGGGGCTGCCGGCCGCGCTGGCATTTTTGATTGGCCCGCGCAGATATTTGTGGCCGCGGCTGTGGCGGGCCTGGCGTTGGGTGCTCAGCGCCTCGGTGCTGGCGGCGCTGGGAGGCTCCCTGTTCAGCCTGTGGCAGCAGGACAGCAATCTGCCGGCGCTGGATGGCGTTTTGGCGTTGCTCGATGCTTTGGCGCTGGCCTATCTGCTGCTGAACGCGCGGCTGAAGGCGTGCTTCACGCCACAAGACGAGGTCGCTTAAATGCCGCACATGCGGCACTTTTCTCATTTTCCGCACTCCAATCTCGCAACCGATGGCGTAGCGCGGGCAGTTGTGAGAGGCTGACACACGGCCTGACTGAGCCATGCCTTTGATGTTAAGGAGCTATAAATGAATATTCGCCCACTGCTGTTAGGGCTCCCGCTGTTACTGACCGGCTGTTCGACGATGTCCAACTTCTCCTGGTCGAGCCTGTCGCCGTTTAACTGGTTCGGCAGCAGCCTTGAGGTCAGCGCCAAGGGCGTTGGCGATCTCAACGCCGGCACCCCGATGTCGGAAAGCGCGATCAACGACGGGCTGAACGGCGATTATCGGTTGCGCGGCGGCATGGCCACCGACAAGGGCCAGATTGTTTCTTACTACCAGGCAATGGACGGCAATGACGTGAAGCTGGTGATCACCGGCGAGCCCAAGGGCAACGTACAGCGCGTGGCCGTGATGGACAGCAAAGTGGCGACCGAGTGGGGCAACAAGCTCGGCACGCCGTTCAGCGCCATGTACGACAAGGCGTTTGGCGCTTGCAAACCGGCCGACGGCGACGATGCCGGCAAGGTAGAGTGCGTGGCGGAGCAGAGCAAATACGTCACCTACATCTTCAGCGGCAAGTGGGCCGGCCCGCAAGACATCATCCCGCCGGACGACACGCTGAAAAGTTGGACGGTCAGCAAGATCGTCTGGCACGCCAAACCGCAGTAAGCCTGACACCCTGTTCGGGGCGAATATATTCGCTCCGACCCTCACCGGGCGCAGCCAACAACGTCCTGGCTTGAAAAGCGACGAGTAACCCTATTTTCTTTGCGTTCCGCTAAGGCAATCTTGCACGCATGCGTTATGATAACGCGCGTTTGTAACAGGATACCCAAGCCTGTTACCCGATTGCGATACTGAGGATAACGACATGACACAGGTTCAGAGCGGCATTTTGCTGGAGCACTGCCGTTTCGCCATTTTTATGGAAGCTACCGTACAGGGCGAATTCGCTGATTTGCGTCAGGGCTGCAAGCAGTTTTGCCAGACGCTTACCGAGCTGCAGCAGCAGTTCCCGGATGCGCGCCTGGGGGCGGTCATCGCCTTTGGTTACGACGTCTGGCACGACCTGTCCAGCGGCCAGGGGGCAAAAGAGCTGAAGCCGTTTACCCCACTGGGCAAAGGGCTGGCGCCGGCCACCCAACGCGATCTGTTGATCCATATCCAATCCCTGCGTCATGACGTTAACTTTACGCTGGCGCAGGCGGCGCTGGCGGCGTTCGGCAACGCCATCAAGATTGAAGAGGAAACCCACGGCTTCCGTTGGGTGGAAGAGCGCGATCTGAGCGGCTTCATCGACGGCACCGAAAACCCGCAGGGCGACCAGCGCCCGGAAGTGGCGGTGATTGCCGAAGGCGAAGAAGACGCAGGCGGCAGCTACGTGCTGGTGCAGCGTTACGAACACAATCTGCGTCAGTGGCAGCGCTTCACCACCGAGCAGCAAGAGCAGATTATCGGTCGCACCAAGCACGACAGCGAAGAGCTGCCGTCGGATCAGCGGCCAGAGACTTCGCACGTCAGCCGGGTTGATCTGAAAGAAGACGGCAAAGGCCTGAAAATTCTGCGCCAGAGCCTGCCTTACGGCACCGCCAGCGGCAAGCACGGGCTCTATTTTATCGCCTACTGCGCACGTCTGCATAATATCGAAAAACAGCTGCTGAGCATGTTTGGCGATCTGGACGGCAAACGCGATGCGATGCTGCGTTTTAGCCGTGCGGTGACCGGCAGCTATTACTTTGCCCCTTCGCTGACGCGCCTGCTGTCGCTTTGATGCACTTATCGGGGTCGGCCATGCCGGCTCCGATACGCTTTCCCGCCCCGGCGAAACCGCTCCGCTCCTGCCTTATAGCGTTTGATGCTTGAAAATCACTAAACGGTATATAAAAGCGTTACAGCTCCGCACCTAGTTATAAATACACTGGTCATCAATAAGGCGAAAGCCTGAAAGATTGACTCAGTTAGCTAAGGTGCAGAATGAAACAAACCCGGGTTAAAAATATCGTGCTGAAAGGATGGTTGGCTGCGGCTCTGTTAGCCAGCGGCACCGTCTCGGCCACGGAATTGCTGAACAGCTCCTATGACGTTTCCCGTGAATTGTTTACTGCGCTGAACCCGGGTTTTGAACAGCAGTGGAACCAGCAGCACCCGGGCGACAAGCTGACCATCAAGCAGTCCCACGCCGGTTCTTCCAAGCAGGCGCTGGCGATCCTGCAGGGGTTGCGCGCCGACGTGGTGACTTACAACCAGGTGAGCGACGTACAGATCCTGCACGATCGCGGCCAACTGATCCCGGCAGACTGGCAGGCCCGTTTACCGAACAACAGCTCTCCGTTCTATTCCACCATGGCTTTCCTGGTGCGCAAGGACAACCCGAAGGGTATCCACAGCTGGAACGATCTGGTGCGTGACGACGTGAAGCTGGTGTTCCCGAACCCGAAAACCTCCGGCAACGGCCGTTACACCTATCTGGCCGCCTGGGGCGCCGCCAGCCAGGCCGACGGCAACGATCAGGCCAAAACCCGCGCCTTCATGACCCGTTTCCTGAAAAACGTGTTGGTGTTTGACACCGGCGGCCGCGGCGCGACCACCACCTTTGTGGAACGTGGCCTGGGCGACGTGCTGATCAGCTTCGAGTCGGAAGTGAACAACATCCGCAAACAGTACGGCGAAGACAAATACCAGGTCATCGTGCCGCCGGTCGATATTCTGGCGGAGTTCCCGGTGGCCTGGGTGGACAAAAACGTCGAGAAAAACGGCACCGAACAGGCCGCCAAAGACTACCTCAATTATCTCTATAGCCCGGCGGCCCAACAGGTGATCACCAGCTTCTACTATCGCGTTTACGACAAAAAGGCGATGGACGCGGCGAAGGGCCAGTTCCCGGACACCAAGCTGTTCCGGGTGGAAGATCAGTTCGGTGGCTGGCCGCAGGTGATGAAAACGCATTTCTCCACCGGCGGCGAGTTGGATCAACTGTTAGCGGCAGGGCATAAGTAATGTTGTCGTTGTCCAGCAAACGGGTTCTGCCCGGATTCGGCCTCAGCCTGGGGAGCAGCCTGTTTTACACCTGCCTGATTTTGCTGCTGCCGCTCAGCGCGCTGGTGATGCAATTGGCGCAGATGAGCCTGGCGCAATACTGGGAAGTGATTTCCAATCCGCAGGTGGTGGCGGCCTATAAGGTGACGTTGCTGTCGGCGGGCGTCGCCAGCCTGTTTAACGCGGTGTTCGGCATGCTGATGGCCTGGATCCTGACCCGCTACCGTTTTCCCGGCCGTACGCTGTTGGACGGCCTGATCGATCTGCCGTTCGCGTTGCCGACGGCGGTGGCCGGCCTGACGCTGGCGGGGCTGTTCTCCACCACCGGCTGGTATGGCCAATGGTTGGCGCATTTCGATATCAAGGTGACCTTCACCTGGCTTGGGATTGCGGTGGCGATGGCCTTTACTAGCCTGCCGTTCGTGGTGCGCACCGTGCAACCGGTGCTGGAAGAGTTAGGGCCGGAATATGAAGAAGCGGCCGAAACCCTGGGCGCGACCCGCTGGCAGAGTTTCCGCCGCGTGGTGATCCCTGAGCTTGCACCGGCGCTGCTGGCCGGCACGGCGATTTCCTTTACCCGTAGCCTGGGTGAGTTTGGCGCGGTGATTTTTATCGCCGGCAATATCGCCTGGAAGACCGAAGTGACGTCGCTGATGATCTTTATGCGCTTGCAGGAGTTCGACTATCCGGCGGCCAGCGCGATTGCTTCGGTGATCCTGGCGGCGTCGCTGCTGTTGCTGTTTAGCATTAACGTTCTGCAAAGCCGCTTCGGCCGACGCATCGGGGGGCACTGATGGCTGATATCTCTGAGTTCAATGGCGTCGAGCGCCCGCGCGTCAACTGGGGTAAATGGACGTTGATCGGCATTGGCGTGCTGTTCTCGGTGCTGCTGCTGGTGGTGCCGATAATTTCGATTTTCGCCGAGGCCTTTTCCAAAGGCGTTGGCGCGATGTGGGGCAACCTGATCGAACGCGACATGCTGCACGCCATCTGGCTGACGGTGCTGATCGCGTTGATCAGCGTGCCGTTCAACCTGATTTTCGGCACGCTGCTGGCGTGGCTGGTGACGCGTTTCACGTTCCCGGGCCGCCAGTTGTTGCTGACGTTGGTCGACATTCCGTTCGCCGTTTCACCGGTGGTGGCGGGGCTGATTTATCTGCTGTTTTACGGCAGCAATGGTCTGCTGGGCGGTTGGCTGGATACGCACAATATCCAGGTGATGTTCTCCTGGCCGGGTATGGTGCTGGTGACCATTTTCGTGACTTGCCCATTCGTGGTGCGTGAGCTGGTGCCGATGATGCTCAGCCAGGGCAGCCAGGAAGACGAGGCCGCCATTTTGCTGGGCGCGTCCGGCTGGCAGATGTTCCGCCGCGTTACCTTGCCTAACATCCGCTGGGCGCTGTTGTACGGCGTGGTGCTGACCAACGCGCGCGCCATCGGCGAGTTCGGTGCGGTATCTGTGGTGTCCGGCTCTATTCGCGGCGAAACCTTCAGCCTGCCGCTGCAGGTGGAGTTGCTGCAACAGGATTACAACACCGTCGGCGCCTTTACCGCCGCCGGGCTGTTGACCCTGATGGCGATAATTACCTTATTTTTGAAGAGTGGCCTGCAATGGCGTCTGGAACGTCAAAATGCGCGCCTCGAGCGGGAGGAAAATCATGAGCATTGAGATTAGCGGTATCAATAAATTTTTCGGTCGTACCAAGGTATTGAACGATATCTCGCTCGATATTTCCTCCGGTGAAATGGTGGCGCTGCTGGGGCCGTCCGGCTCCGGGAAAACCACGCTGCTGCGCATTATCGCCGGGCTGGAAAGCCAGAGCGGCGGCAAGCTGGGCTTCCACGGCACCGACGTCAGCCATGTGCATGCACGCGATCGCCGCGTGGGCTTCGTGTTCCAGCATTACGCGCTGTTCCGCCATATGACGGTATTCGACAATATCGCCTTTGGCCTGAGCGTGCTGCCGCGCCGTGAGCGCCCGAACGCTGCGGCGATCAAACAGAAAGTGACCCAACTGCTGGAAATGGTGCAGCTTGGCCATTTGGCTAACCGTTACCCGTCGCAACTTTCCGGCGGCCAGAAGCAGCGTGTGGCGTTGGCGCGTGCGCTGGCGGTAGAGCCGCAAATCCTGCTGCTGGACGAACCTTTCGGCGCGCTGGACGCGCAGGTGCGCAAAGAGCTGCGCCGTTGGCTGCGTCAGTTGCACGAAGAGCTGAAATTCACCAGCGTGTTCGTGACCCACGATCAGGAAGAGGCGATGGAAGTGGCCGATCGCATCGTGGTGATGAGCCAGGGCAATATTGAACAGGTTGGTTCACCGAATGAAATCATGCGTGAACCGGCCAGCCGTTTCGTGCTGGAGTTTATGGGCGAAGTGAACCGCCTGAGCGGCGAAATCCGCGGCTCGCAGCTGTTTGTCGGCGCGCACCAGTGGCCGCTGTCGTTCCAGCCGATGCATCAGGGCAGCGTCGATCTGTTCCTGCGGCCGTGGGAAATGGAAGTGGCCACCGAGAGCAGCGAGCGTTGCCCGCTGCCGGTGCAGGTGCTGGAAGCCAGCCCGCGCGGCCACTTCTGGCAGCTGACCGTACAGCCGATCGGCTGGCATCAGGAACCGATCAGCGTAGTGCTGCCTGAGGGCAACCCAGCCCCGGTGCGCGGCGGCCGTTACTATGTCGGCAGCCTGAATGCGCGGCTGTACGCCGGCGATCAACTGCTACAACCTGTTGCGTTAGCCAAAAGCGCCTGATATACCCTTTATCTTTCAAGTTGCAGGTGTGTTGGCTGCCTTTACTCGCCCTTCCTGCACCTCGAAATATTTTGGGTATAGGTTTTAACTGACGTTAAAGGCAACCCCCGGGGTTGCCTTTTTACATTCAGCACTTCAACACACAGGCAAAGATCGTGACAACGCTCGAACAATGCATCGGCAATACCCCGCTGGTAAAAGTACAACGTCTGGCCGCAGGACTCGGCAGCGAAGTCTGGCTCAAACTGGAAGGCAACAACCCGGCGGGCTCGGTAAAGGATCGTGCCGCGCTGGCGATGATCCAACAGGCGGAACTGCGCGGCGAAATAAAACCCGGCGACAAGCTGATCGAAGCCACCAGCGGCAACACCGGCATTGCGCTGGCCATGATCGCGGCGCTGAAAGGCTATTCTCTAAAGCTGCTGATGCCGGAAAACATGAGCCAGGAACGCCAGGCGGCAATGCGCGCCTATGGCGCCGAACTGATTCTGGTCAGCCGTGAACTGGGGATGGAAGGCGCGCGCGATCTGGCGCTGGAAATGCAGCGCCAAGGGCAGGGCAAGGTGCTGGATCAATTCAATAATCTGGATAATCCCTACGCCCACTTCACCACCACCGGCCCGGAAATCTGGCAACAGACCCAGCAGCGCATTACGCATTTCGTCTCCAGCATGGGCACCACCGGCACCATTACCGGCGTAGGCGGTTACCTCAAGAGCCAA is a window of Serratia plymuthica DNA encoding:
- the cysW gene encoding sulfate/thiosulfate ABC transporter permease CysW translates to MADISEFNGVERPRVNWGKWTLIGIGVLFSVLLLVVPIISIFAEAFSKGVGAMWGNLIERDMLHAIWLTVLIALISVPFNLIFGTLLAWLVTRFTFPGRQLLLTLVDIPFAVSPVVAGLIYLLFYGSNGLLGGWLDTHNIQVMFSWPGMVLVTIFVTCPFVVRELVPMMLSQGSQEDEAAILLGASGWQMFRRVTLPNIRWALLYGVVLTNARAIGEFGAVSVVSGSIRGETFSLPLQVELLQQDYNTVGAFTAAGLLTLMAIITLFLKSGLQWRLERQNARLEREENHEH
- the cysA gene encoding sulfate/thiosulfate ABC transporter ATP-binding protein CysA, coding for MSIEISGINKFFGRTKVLNDISLDISSGEMVALLGPSGSGKTTLLRIIAGLESQSGGKLGFHGTDVSHVHARDRRVGFVFQHYALFRHMTVFDNIAFGLSVLPRRERPNAAAIKQKVTQLLEMVQLGHLANRYPSQLSGGQKQRVALARALAVEPQILLLDEPFGALDAQVRKELRRWLRQLHEELKFTSVFVTHDQEEAMEVADRIVVMSQGNIEQVGSPNEIMREPASRFVLEFMGEVNRLSGEIRGSQLFVGAHQWPLSFQPMHQGSVDLFLRPWEMEVATESSERCPLPVQVLEASPRGHFWQLTVQPIGWHQEPISVVLPEGNPAPVRGGRYYVGSLNARLYAGDQLLQPVALAKSA
- the cysM gene encoding cysteine synthase CysM, which codes for MTTLEQCIGNTPLVKVQRLAAGLGSEVWLKLEGNNPAGSVKDRAALAMIQQAELRGEIKPGDKLIEATSGNTGIALAMIAALKGYSLKLLMPENMSQERQAAMRAYGAELILVSRELGMEGARDLALEMQRQGQGKVLDQFNNLDNPYAHFTTTGPEIWQQTQQRITHFVSSMGTTGTITGVGGYLKSQNPQVQIIGLQPAEGSSIPGIRRWSPAYLPGIFRPELVDQVLDIQQTDAEQTMRQLAQREGIFCGVSSGGAVAGALRIAAANPGSVIVAIICDRGDRYLSTGVFD
- the cysT gene encoding sulfate/thiosulfate ABC transporter permease CysT; amino-acid sequence: MLSLSSKRVLPGFGLSLGSSLFYTCLILLLPLSALVMQLAQMSLAQYWEVISNPQVVAAYKVTLLSAGVASLFNAVFGMLMAWILTRYRFPGRTLLDGLIDLPFALPTAVAGLTLAGLFSTTGWYGQWLAHFDIKVTFTWLGIAVAMAFTSLPFVVRTVQPVLEELGPEYEEAAETLGATRWQSFRRVVIPELAPALLAGTAISFTRSLGEFGAVIFIAGNIAWKTEVTSLMIFMRLQEFDYPAASAIASVILAASLLLLFSINVLQSRFGRRIGGH